From one Paractinoplanes brasiliensis genomic stretch:
- a CDS encoding ATP-binding protein, whose amino-acid sequence MDRRSRSSLCLEILGPLRIWRDGVEIDPGPPQQAGLLAALLASADQRVSTSELISMVWDGDHPATAVNIVHKYVGALRRLLEPALPARQGGSYLRRSETGYVFDPSGGTLDVVEFRRLAASARQLAGGQALDAYAAALRFWRGHAGEGLAHTEATTTLFAALDNEFFEACVAAAHLAAESGHTERLLPSLRLAATMAPFHEPVHACLIVTLAAAGRQAEALSIFGALRARLAEELGTDPGPAVLDAYQQVLRPVRRPRGNNAAGNDDAAGNDDVGLAAIGWTGAVGASATSGSLVGRTYELDIVGQAVAAAMSGGTGLVLVEGEPGIGKTRLLEEAAAAAAARQGTLVVWGRCLEGDGTPAMWPWTQIVGGLIENVTSPVRRKSLAGELGRLVRSRGERPEMPDSGAPFRLFEEVTALIAEVAAGRPTVLVVDDLQWADGSSVRLLGHLATRLPGGTAVIGALRNRAPVPGSELTRFLATAGRMPSHRRIRLAPLAPGEVAELVQGQVGHDPGVGVAQRIHARTGGNPFFVHELSRLLATDEGIITAAAVERADVPATVRDVVRDRTARLDPQALAVLEIAAVIGRDVEVRLLARAAGLQIRACVLLLDTLDALGLLAFPPGDPFSLRFPHDLVRESVIAVTPASMVPRLHLRVADALENLAPDTEAVAERLAHHLWVAGPLADPARTTTALVYAGRSAAAKSALDVAERQLRSAASVARAAGLAEPELYALKQLAAVVGMRSLYGGAAALDLLERAEHLARRLGRQREAADFLFSRWAGHAQAIELDRAAPLARRLLEQGEAAADPTIRAYGLNAWGIHQWGIGNVGEGVRHLGRAAEVLDGHAARRDDDPLRHDLQMLPAAIFAEMTAQHGDLSTAQALLAELEALAGDDPYMTTVWASMAARTAANVGDAPEALRVAERGIAVDPEFTFVFQGSYLRLARLWALAMSGHDPAGSADRAERLIRSNLLDTPRSCVATWFGLLGEARLAAGQLDEAATALDCAQQALDTFGQRYPEGLILLIRAKVLRASGASPGVVRAAAERAYSLSVDREAHLYAHRAARMLREPAGPQGT is encoded by the coding sequence ATGGACCGGCGTTCGCGCTCCTCTCTGTGCCTGGAGATCCTGGGCCCGCTGCGCATCTGGCGGGACGGCGTCGAGATCGACCCCGGACCACCCCAGCAGGCCGGCCTGCTTGCCGCTCTGCTGGCTTCCGCCGACCAGCGGGTCAGCACCAGCGAGCTGATCAGCATGGTCTGGGACGGCGACCATCCGGCGACCGCCGTCAATATCGTGCACAAGTACGTCGGCGCGCTCCGGCGGCTGCTCGAGCCCGCACTCCCCGCCCGCCAGGGCGGGTCCTACCTGCGACGGTCCGAGACCGGCTACGTTTTCGACCCGAGCGGTGGCACGCTCGACGTGGTCGAGTTCCGCAGGCTGGCGGCGTCGGCGAGGCAACTCGCCGGTGGGCAGGCCCTCGACGCCTACGCTGCGGCGCTGCGCTTTTGGCGGGGCCATGCGGGAGAAGGCCTGGCCCACACCGAGGCCACCACAACGCTCTTCGCCGCTCTCGACAACGAATTCTTCGAGGCCTGCGTCGCCGCCGCCCATCTCGCGGCCGAGAGCGGGCACACCGAGAGGCTGCTTCCGTCGCTGAGACTGGCCGCCACCATGGCGCCGTTCCACGAACCGGTGCACGCCTGCCTCATCGTCACCTTGGCCGCCGCGGGACGGCAGGCCGAAGCGCTGTCGATATTCGGAGCACTCCGCGCCCGGCTCGCCGAGGAACTGGGCACCGATCCTGGGCCGGCCGTTCTCGACGCCTATCAGCAGGTGCTGCGGCCGGTCCGCCGGCCGCGCGGAAACAACGCGGCCGGAAACGACGACGCGGCCGGAAACGACGACGTGGGCCTTGCCGCGATCGGGTGGACGGGCGCCGTCGGCGCCTCGGCAACGTCCGGCAGTCTGGTCGGCCGGACCTATGAGCTCGATATCGTGGGGCAGGCCGTGGCGGCCGCGATGTCCGGGGGCACCGGTCTCGTGCTGGTGGAGGGTGAGCCGGGAATCGGCAAGACCCGTCTCCTCGAAGAGGCAGCCGCGGCAGCGGCCGCTCGGCAGGGCACGCTGGTCGTCTGGGGACGTTGCCTGGAGGGCGACGGCACGCCGGCGATGTGGCCGTGGACGCAGATTGTCGGCGGGCTGATCGAGAACGTGACGTCCCCGGTCCGCCGGAAGAGCCTCGCCGGCGAGCTCGGCCGTCTCGTCCGGTCGCGTGGCGAGCGGCCGGAGATGCCGGACAGCGGGGCCCCGTTCCGGTTGTTCGAGGAGGTCACGGCCCTGATCGCGGAGGTCGCGGCCGGACGGCCGACCGTACTCGTGGTGGACGACCTTCAGTGGGCCGACGGTTCGTCCGTGCGGTTGCTGGGTCACCTCGCGACCAGGCTCCCCGGTGGCACCGCGGTGATCGGCGCGCTTCGTAACCGCGCGCCTGTTCCCGGCTCGGAGTTGACCAGGTTCCTCGCCACCGCCGGCCGGATGCCGAGCCACCGCCGGATCCGGCTCGCCCCGCTGGCACCGGGCGAGGTGGCAGAGCTCGTCCAGGGCCAGGTCGGTCATGATCCGGGGGTGGGCGTCGCGCAGCGGATTCACGCCCGCACCGGAGGCAACCCGTTCTTCGTTCACGAATTGTCCCGGCTGCTCGCCACCGACGAGGGAATCATCACCGCGGCCGCGGTGGAGCGGGCCGACGTGCCGGCGACCGTGCGCGACGTGGTCCGGGACCGCACCGCGCGGCTCGACCCGCAGGCCCTGGCCGTACTCGAGATCGCCGCGGTGATCGGCCGGGACGTGGAGGTCCGTCTGCTTGCCCGAGCGGCCGGCCTCCAGATCCGGGCGTGCGTCCTTCTCCTGGACACCCTGGATGCCCTCGGCCTGCTCGCGTTCCCTCCCGGCGATCCGTTCTCGCTGCGTTTCCCGCACGACCTGGTTCGCGAATCCGTCATCGCCGTCACGCCGGCCTCGATGGTTCCGCGGCTGCACCTGCGTGTCGCCGATGCGCTCGAAAACCTGGCTCCGGACACCGAAGCCGTCGCCGAGCGCCTCGCCCACCACCTCTGGGTCGCCGGTCCGCTCGCCGATCCGGCTCGGACGACAACCGCGCTCGTCTACGCCGGCCGCAGCGCGGCGGCGAAATCGGCGCTCGACGTCGCGGAACGGCAACTGCGCTCGGCCGCCTCGGTAGCCCGCGCGGCCGGCCTGGCAGAACCGGAGCTGTACGCGCTCAAGCAGCTCGCGGCGGTGGTGGGAATGCGGTCGTTGTACGGTGGCGCCGCGGCTCTTGACCTGCTGGAGCGGGCCGAGCACCTCGCGCGTCGCCTCGGCCGGCAACGGGAGGCCGCCGACTTCCTCTTCTCCCGGTGGGCCGGCCACGCCCAGGCCATCGAGCTCGACCGCGCCGCGCCGCTCGCCCGCCGACTGCTCGAGCAGGGCGAGGCCGCCGCCGATCCGACCATCCGCGCCTATGGTCTGAACGCGTGGGGCATTCACCAGTGGGGCATCGGAAACGTCGGCGAGGGTGTCCGGCACCTGGGCCGAGCCGCCGAGGTTCTCGACGGCCACGCCGCCCGCCGCGACGACGATCCGTTACGGCACGACCTCCAGATGCTCCCGGCCGCGATCTTCGCCGAGATGACGGCACAACACGGTGACCTGAGCACCGCTCAGGCGCTGCTCGCCGAGCTCGAGGCCCTGGCCGGCGACGACCCGTACATGACCACGGTGTGGGCCTCCATGGCCGCGCGCACCGCCGCGAACGTGGGCGATGCCCCGGAGGCGCTGCGGGTGGCCGAACGGGGAATCGCCGTCGACCCGGAGTTCACCTTCGTCTTCCAAGGGTCATATCTGCGGCTGGCCCGCCTGTGGGCGCTGGCGATGAGCGGCCACGACCCGGCGGGCTCCGCCGACCGGGCCGAGCGACTGATCCGGTCGAATCTGCTCGACACGCCCCGCTCCTGCGTGGCCACCTGGTTCGGGCTGCTCGGCGAGGCCCGGCTCGCGGCAGGGCAGCTCGACGAGGCCGCCACGGCCCTCGACTGCGCGCAGCAGGCACTCGACACGTTCGGGCAACGCTATCCCGAAGGGCTGATCCTGCTCATCCGGGCGAAGGTGCTGCGGGCGTCCGGCGCATCCCCCGGCGTGGTCCGGGCCGCGGCTGAGCGGGCGTACTCGTTGTCGGTCGACCGCGAAGCCCATCTCTACGCGCACCGCGCCGCCCGGATGCTGCGGGAACCGGCCGGGCCGCAGGGGACTTGA
- a CDS encoding alpha/beta fold hydrolase, with protein MPDHPTIVLVHGAFADSSGFTAIIKRLVSDGYPVVAAPNPLRGLSSDAAQVRARLQDISGPIVLVGHSYGGAVISAAATGNPNIRALVYLAAFVPEEGESAQALVEKFPGSTIGDSLKPVPLADGQVDLYVDPRVFHPHFAGDIPADEAEVYAITQRPATGAALGEPATGAQAWHEIPCHHLISGADRIIPPMAQEFMARRTGGQIQVVEGASHMVFVSRPGATVALIEKAAQQ; from the coding sequence ATGCCCGACCATCCCACCATCGTGCTGGTGCACGGTGCCTTCGCCGACAGCAGCGGTTTCACCGCGATCATCAAGCGACTTGTCTCGGACGGCTACCCGGTGGTGGCCGCGCCCAACCCACTGCGCGGGCTCTCCTCCGACGCCGCACAGGTGCGGGCCCGGCTGCAAGACATCAGCGGGCCGATCGTGCTGGTCGGCCATTCGTACGGCGGCGCGGTGATCTCCGCCGCCGCGACCGGCAACCCGAACATCCGGGCGCTGGTGTACCTGGCGGCATTCGTCCCGGAGGAGGGCGAAAGCGCACAGGCCCTGGTCGAGAAGTTCCCGGGAAGCACCATCGGAGATTCGTTGAAACCGGTGCCCCTGGCCGACGGGCAGGTCGACCTCTACGTCGACCCCCGTGTCTTTCACCCCCACTTCGCCGGCGACATCCCCGCCGACGAGGCCGAGGTCTACGCGATCACCCAGCGGCCGGCCACTGGGGCTGCCCTCGGTGAACCGGCCACCGGCGCTCAGGCCTGGCACGAGATTCCCTGTCACCACCTGATCAGCGGGGCCGACCGGATCATCCCGCCGATGGCACAGGAATTCATGGCCCGGCGCACCGGTGGTCAGATCCAGGTGGTGGAAGGCGCCTCGCACATGGTCTTCGTCTCCCGGCCGGGAGCGACCGTAGCTCTGATCGAGAAGGCGGCCCAGCAATGA
- a CDS encoding 2TM domain-containing protein, with translation MWIHTFWYVVANVAQVIVWAVVTPDVFFWPLWSIVGWGIGLVAHIWAVRTVLRSRLA, from the coding sequence ATGTGGATCCACACCTTCTGGTACGTGGTGGCCAACGTAGCTCAGGTCATCGTCTGGGCAGTGGTGACGCCGGACGTCTTCTTCTGGCCGCTATGGTCGATCGTCGGCTGGGGTATCGGGTTGGTGGCCCACATCTGGGCGGTCCGCACGGTGCTGCGGTCCCGGCTCGCCTGA
- a CDS encoding ATP-binding protein: MSRSSPPRPDEAEGLRLRILGPLRIRRDGVELDPGPPQQAYLLALLLIRAGRPVSGSELIDLIWADDVPTSALNILQKYVGSLRRLLEPSVSTRENGSYLHRRGGFYLFTAGPDVLDLVQFRQLVDAARAHDRPDVALDHYVRALSLWHGPAGDGLGRRSSADFSALNLEYLGASVATAELAVAQGRPELALPAVVRAAEMAPLDEQVQAALVTVLHAAGRPAAALSVFQRVRAHLAEELGIEPGRALQSAHERLLSRPGVADTTGPAPPPPGGRLVGRANELATVRQAVEATFSGGSGLAVVEGEPGVGKTRLLVQAGADVETRGGLVVWGRCAEGPGTPSMWPWLQVINALVRSLPVRARRQWQTGELGRLVGSPGEVAETPVLPDSGARFRLYEQAVALIGAVSSRRPVLLLIDDIQWADVASLDLLGHLAARLPGGTAVVGALRDRAPLPGPEVAHALAVVSRHAGLRRIHLGGFSQAEVTELVRRETGRLPDVVAARDIHARTGGNAFFVRELARHLRDSGRFSDADLGAGVPGTVLDVVRDRMTELDDVAADLLRTAALIGHDVGLALLTSAAGVDMPTCLDHLGRLHALGLVEPVAGDPYSFRFTHDLLRESVAATTSMAQAPGLHLRVAEAIEATTFDDNAMVERLAHHLWAAGPLAEPARTGRALLEAGRCAAGKSALEAAAGHLRLAAQVARGAGLAELELSALSLFIAVDGMRAGYVGSALDLLERAEELARDLGREREAADFLFSRWAAFSQGIQLEQAGRLARRLLDQGQASADPIVHAYGRHAWGIHNWDIGNIAESYRYLSRSVPPLGADVTRRDQAPLRHDLQLLSPVMLGLMTALHGDVDAARAQLDAVEDAAGDDPYAITVWSAFSVTVAALAGDPDWALRAAQRGIAQDPEFSFVFLGGYQRLGRCWARAMSDRDTDAAADAERLIAVALLDPPRSGLATWYGLLAEMWLRVGRLEDAAEALDRADSYVATYGQRYAEGFLMVVRAQLMRAHGMPPPTVRAVLEQARALSGKRGAHLFARRAEQLLSSGEPGPQHRADRPDVGHQPDTPADDRP; this comes from the coding sequence GTGAGCAGGTCATCGCCGCCTCGGCCGGACGAGGCCGAAGGTCTTCGTCTGCGAATTCTCGGCCCGCTGCGGATCCGGCGGGACGGCGTCGAACTGGATCCCGGGCCACCGCAACAGGCCTACCTGCTGGCGCTGCTGCTCATCCGGGCCGGCCGGCCGGTCAGCGGGAGCGAGCTGATCGACCTCATCTGGGCCGACGACGTCCCCACCTCGGCGCTCAACATCCTCCAGAAGTACGTCGGGTCGCTGCGCCGGCTGCTCGAACCGTCGGTCTCCACCCGCGAGAACGGTTCCTACCTGCACCGGCGGGGCGGGTTCTATCTGTTCACGGCAGGGCCGGACGTGCTCGACCTGGTCCAGTTCCGTCAGCTCGTCGACGCCGCCCGCGCCCACGACCGGCCCGACGTGGCGCTCGATCACTACGTTCGGGCGTTGAGCCTCTGGCACGGACCCGCGGGCGACGGGCTGGGGCGCCGATCGAGCGCCGACTTCAGCGCCCTGAACCTCGAATATCTGGGTGCGAGTGTGGCGACGGCCGAGCTCGCCGTCGCGCAGGGCCGGCCGGAGCTCGCACTCCCCGCGGTGGTCCGGGCGGCGGAGATGGCACCGCTGGACGAGCAGGTTCAGGCTGCGCTGGTCACCGTCCTGCACGCCGCCGGCCGGCCGGCGGCGGCCTTGTCGGTCTTTCAGAGGGTACGGGCGCACCTGGCCGAGGAACTGGGCATCGAGCCCGGACGGGCTTTGCAGTCGGCTCATGAGCGGCTGCTGAGCCGGCCGGGTGTCGCGGACACCACCGGGCCGGCACCGCCACCGCCGGGCGGAAGGCTGGTCGGGCGCGCGAACGAACTGGCCACTGTCCGGCAGGCAGTGGAGGCGACGTTCAGCGGCGGGTCGGGCCTGGCAGTCGTCGAGGGTGAGCCAGGCGTCGGCAAGACACGGTTGCTCGTGCAGGCCGGCGCCGATGTGGAAACGAGAGGTGGGCTCGTCGTATGGGGCCGCTGCGCGGAGGGCCCCGGGACGCCCTCGATGTGGCCCTGGCTCCAGGTGATCAACGCTCTGGTCCGGAGCCTGCCGGTCCGGGCCCGCCGACAGTGGCAGACCGGTGAGCTCGGCCGGCTGGTGGGGTCGCCCGGCGAGGTTGCCGAGACGCCCGTGCTGCCGGACAGCGGCGCCCGTTTCCGCCTCTACGAGCAAGCCGTCGCCCTGATCGGGGCAGTCTCCTCCCGGCGACCGGTGCTGCTGCTCATCGACGACATCCAGTGGGCCGACGTGGCCTCGCTGGACCTGCTCGGCCACCTCGCGGCCAGGCTGCCGGGCGGGACGGCCGTCGTCGGCGCGCTTCGCGATCGGGCGCCGCTGCCCGGCCCCGAGGTCGCGCATGCTCTGGCCGTCGTGAGCCGGCACGCCGGGCTGCGCCGGATCCACCTGGGCGGGTTCAGCCAGGCCGAGGTGACCGAACTGGTGCGGCGGGAGACCGGGCGCCTGCCCGACGTCGTGGCCGCGCGCGACATCCACGCCCGCACCGGCGGCAACGCGTTCTTCGTCCGCGAGCTGGCGCGCCACCTACGCGACAGTGGCCGGTTCAGCGATGCCGACCTCGGCGCCGGCGTGCCCGGCACCGTGCTGGACGTCGTGCGCGACCGCATGACCGAGCTCGACGACGTCGCGGCGGACCTGCTCAGGACGGCCGCGCTGATCGGCCACGACGTCGGCCTGGCCCTGCTGACCTCCGCCGCCGGCGTCGACATGCCGACCTGCCTCGACCACCTGGGACGTCTGCACGCCCTCGGCCTGGTCGAGCCCGTGGCAGGCGACCCGTACTCGTTCCGCTTCACCCACGACCTGCTTCGCGAGTCGGTCGCCGCCACCACCTCGATGGCCCAGGCCCCTGGCTTGCACCTTCGCGTCGCCGAGGCGATCGAGGCGACGACGTTCGACGACAACGCGATGGTCGAGCGGCTCGCTCACCATCTCTGGGCGGCGGGCCCGCTCGCCGAGCCGGCCCGCACCGGGCGGGCGTTGCTGGAGGCCGGCCGGTGCGCCGCCGGCAAGTCGGCGCTGGAGGCGGCCGCGGGTCATCTGCGGCTGGCGGCACAGGTGGCGCGCGGCGCCGGCCTGGCCGAGCTGGAACTGTCCGCCCTGTCGCTGTTCATCGCGGTGGACGGCATGCGGGCCGGGTACGTCGGGTCGGCGCTCGACTTGCTGGAGCGGGCCGAGGAGCTGGCCCGCGACCTCGGCCGGGAGCGTGAGGCGGCCGATTTCCTGTTCTCCCGATGGGCCGCCTTCTCGCAGGGCATCCAGCTCGAGCAGGCCGGCCGGCTGGCCCGCCGGCTGCTCGATCAGGGCCAGGCCTCGGCCGATCCGATCGTGCACGCCTACGGGCGGCACGCCTGGGGCATTCACAACTGGGACATCGGGAACATCGCGGAGTCGTACCGGTACCTCAGCCGATCCGTCCCGCCCCTAGGAGCCGATGTGACCCGGCGGGACCAGGCGCCGCTGCGACACGACCTGCAGCTGCTCTCACCGGTGATGCTCGGCCTGATGACGGCGTTGCACGGCGACGTCGACGCCGCGCGGGCCCAGCTCGACGCCGTGGAAGACGCCGCGGGCGACGATCCGTACGCGATCACAGTCTGGTCGGCCTTCTCGGTGACTGTCGCCGCATTGGCCGGCGATCCGGACTGGGCGCTTCGCGCGGCGCAGCGGGGCATCGCCCAGGATCCGGAGTTCTCGTTCGTCTTTCTCGGCGGCTATCAACGTCTCGGGCGCTGCTGGGCACGGGCCATGTCCGACCGCGACACCGATGCCGCTGCCGACGCGGAGAGGCTGATTGCCGTCGCGTTGCTCGACCCGCCGCGCTCGGGGCTGGCCACCTGGTACGGGTTGCTCGCCGAAATGTGGCTGCGGGTCGGCCGGCTTGAGGATGCGGCCGAGGCCCTCGATCGGGCTGACTCGTACGTCGCCACCTACGGTCAGCGCTACGCCGAGGGCTTTCTCATGGTCGTCCGGGCGCAGCTGATGCGAGCCCATGGCATGCCGCCGCCCACGGTCCGGGCTGTCCTCGAACAGGCTCGCGCGTTGTCCGGCAAGCGCGGCGCACACCTGTTCGCGCGCCGCGCCGAGCAGCTGCTCTCGTCAGGCGAGCCGGGACCGCAGCACCGTGCGGACCGCCCAGATGTGGGCCACCAACCCGATACCCCAGCCGACGATCGACCATAG
- a CDS encoding ABC transporter substrate-binding protein has product MSSHAKGHIRTLSLVAVLSLVACDGDAGKTAQDSLPTTGGTLRVAFWDDAQRCVDPNQVYWIETRSVDRQIADSLTDQDPATGAIVPWLATGWTVSDDARQYTFDLRHGVTFSDGAPLDAPAVKTAFDATFALGAKSVLGLTYLAGYASTTVVDQDTVTVRFDRPNAAFLQATSTTTLAILSPASYRETPERRCAGRIVASGPFVLDEFTAGKKVHLTRRKDYAWPSPLVRNRGAAHLDAITFSYIKEASVRVGSLTSAAIDVVWPREPISEPDQNLIRRTGGRIESRPLPGVSYQLVPNVTSGRPLADLRVRQAVQKLIDRETYAATVYWPGYPVVASVFDSTTPYFTAQAAALAHDPDGASRLLDEAGWLLGPDGYRYRDGRKLTLLDPVTAALPGDQLIQDQMRRAGIELRLMVVTAAKRVDLFAAGDFDLALAFLTRADPSVLGSALDQAVSKQGTARYSQDPATAAKVSALFAQGLQSIDPAQRGRAYAELQRYVVETGVSFPVCERVQTVGLSPRVQGFAFTSEAFLRTNDLWLSGPDS; this is encoded by the coding sequence GTGAGTTCTCATGCTAAAGGCCATATCCGTACGCTGTCGCTCGTCGCCGTGCTCAGCCTCGTCGCCTGCGACGGCGATGCCGGGAAAACGGCCCAGGACAGCTTGCCCACCACCGGTGGCACGTTGCGCGTCGCGTTCTGGGACGACGCGCAACGCTGTGTGGACCCCAATCAGGTCTATTGGATCGAGACGCGATCGGTGGACCGCCAAATCGCCGATTCCCTGACCGACCAGGACCCAGCGACCGGGGCCATCGTGCCGTGGCTGGCGACCGGCTGGACGGTTTCGGACGACGCACGCCAGTACACCTTCGACCTCCGCCACGGCGTGACATTCAGCGACGGCGCACCGCTGGACGCGCCGGCTGTGAAGACTGCGTTCGACGCCACCTTCGCCCTGGGCGCGAAGTCGGTGCTGGGTCTGACCTACCTGGCCGGATACGCGTCGACGACAGTGGTCGACCAGGACACCGTGACGGTGCGCTTCGACCGGCCCAACGCGGCGTTCCTCCAGGCCACCTCGACAACCACCCTGGCGATCCTGTCGCCCGCCAGCTACCGGGAGACACCCGAGCGGCGCTGCGCGGGACGCATTGTTGCGTCCGGTCCGTTCGTCCTCGACGAGTTCACCGCGGGCAAGAAGGTGCACCTGACCCGGCGCAAGGACTACGCCTGGCCGTCACCCCTGGTACGCAACCGCGGAGCCGCCCACCTGGACGCCATCACGTTCAGCTACATCAAAGAGGCGAGCGTCCGGGTGGGCAGCCTGACCAGCGCGGCCATCGACGTCGTCTGGCCCCGTGAGCCGATCTCCGAACCCGACCAGAACCTTATCCGCAGGACCGGCGGCCGGATCGAGTCGCGCCCGCTGCCCGGGGTCAGCTACCAGCTCGTGCCGAACGTGACCAGCGGACGGCCGCTGGCCGATCTGCGGGTGCGTCAAGCCGTGCAGAAGCTCATCGACCGGGAAACCTACGCCGCCACGGTCTACTGGCCCGGCTATCCGGTCGTGGCGAGCGTGTTCGACTCCACCACACCGTACTTCACCGCCCAGGCCGCCGCCCTCGCCCACGATCCGGACGGTGCGAGCCGGCTGCTCGACGAAGCCGGCTGGCTGCTCGGCCCGGACGGATACCGGTACCGGGACGGGCGGAAGCTGACGCTGCTCGACCCGGTCACCGCGGCGCTGCCCGGCGATCAGCTGATCCAGGACCAAATGCGGCGGGCCGGCATCGAGCTGCGGCTGATGGTGGTCACCGCGGCCAAGCGGGTCGACTTGTTCGCCGCCGGCGACTTCGACCTGGCACTCGCCTTCCTGACGCGAGCCGACCCCAGCGTGCTCGGCTCCGCGCTCGACCAGGCCGTCAGCAAACAGGGAACAGCCCGATACAGCCAGGACCCCGCCACCGCGGCGAAGGTGAGCGCGTTGTTCGCGCAGGGTTTGCAGTCCATCGATCCGGCCCAGCGCGGCCGCGCCTACGCCGAGCTGCAACGATACGTCGTCGAGACAGGCGTCTCGTTCCCGGTCTGCGAACGGGTCCAGACCGTCGGCCTCTCCCCCCGGGTCCAGGGCTTCGCCTTCACCAGCGAGGCCTTCCTCCGGACGAACGACCTGTGGCTGTCGGGACCGGACAGCTGA